The following coding sequences are from one Rhodothermia bacterium window:
- the hppD gene encoding 4-hydroxyphenylpyruvate dioxygenase, translating to MESVIHPVVQTETDFLPINGTDYIEFYVGNAKQAAYYYQAAFGFQLEAYRGPETGYREAVTYVLRQDKIRFLLTTALSPDHFIANHAHLHGDGVRDVAFWVDDATYSFDATVERGAIPVHEPITLEDEFGLLVKSAIRTYGDTIHTFVERKKYNGSFMPGFIAFHNPYFTPEAIGLKYVDHVVCNLELGEMNRYAQFYANVLGFRQLVSFDDKDISTDYTALMSKVMSNGNERIKLPINEPADGKKKSQIEEYLEFYKGAGVQHIALATDNIIETVTAMRQRGVSFLQVPSTYYDEVLARVGHIDEDLAPLRDLGILVDRDDEGYLLQIFTKPVEDRPTVFYEIIQRKGARSFGKGNFKALFEAIEREQALRGNL from the coding sequence ATGGAAAGCGTAATACACCCTGTAGTACAAACCGAAACCGATTTTTTACCCATCAATGGAACCGATTATATAGAGTTTTATGTGGGTAATGCCAAACAAGCGGCCTATTATTATCAAGCGGCATTTGGTTTCCAGTTGGAAGCATATCGCGGGCCAGAAACTGGATATCGCGAAGCGGTAACATATGTTTTGCGACAAGATAAGATCCGATTCCTGCTCACAACAGCCCTTTCGCCTGATCATTTTATCGCAAATCATGCACATTTACATGGCGATGGTGTCCGAGATGTCGCCTTTTGGGTGGATGATGCCACGTATTCGTTTGATGCTACCGTTGAGCGTGGCGCTATTCCCGTTCACGAGCCGATCACCTTAGAAGACGAATTTGGTCTCCTTGTAAAATCTGCCATCCGCACATATGGTGATACCATTCACACTTTTGTCGAACGAAAAAAGTACAATGGGTCATTTATGCCGGGCTTTATCGCCTTTCACAATCCTTATTTTACGCCGGAAGCCATTGGTCTAAAATACGTTGATCATGTGGTTTGTAATCTTGAATTGGGTGAGATGAATCGTTACGCTCAATTTTATGCAAATGTATTGGGCTTTCGTCAGTTGGTCTCTTTTGATGACAAGGACATTTCGACCGATTATACCGCATTGATGTCTAAAGTGATGTCGAATGGTAATGAGCGCATCAAATTACCTATTAATGAGCCTGCCGATGGCAAAAAAAAGAGCCAAATCGAGGAGTATTTGGAGTTTTACAAAGGTGCGGGCGTTCAGCATATTGCCTTGGCCACCGATAATATTATCGAGACGGTTACGGCAATGAGGCAGCGAGGCGTTTCATTTTTACAAGTACCATCCACTTATTATGACGAGGTTTTGGCCCGCGTTGGTCATATTGATGAAGACCTCGCACCCCTTAGAGACTTGGGAATCTTGGTGGATAGAGACGATGAAGGGTATTTGTTGCAAATTTTTACCAAACCCGTTGAAGATCGGCCAACCGTCTTCTACGAAATTATCCAAAGAAAAGGCGCACGTTCTTTTGGAAAGGGTAATTTTAAAGCGCTCTTTGAAGCCATTGAACGTGAACAAGCCCTCCGTGGAAACCTTTAA
- a CDS encoding homogentisate 1,2-dioxygenase has product MPFYYRLGEIPQKRHVQFRKPDGSLYQEEVIGAEGFSGISSIAYHLYPPTLVDAVLPPISANITYVENPPLQHRHIKGGAFTPFGDYLSGRIYVMGNPDVRLALAAPTEEMQVFYRNAEADEMVFVHEGSGFLESIFGRLSFRKGDYVHIPRTITHRFVFDREVQPRLLVIEGSGEINFPRRYRNKFGQLLEHSPFCERDIRPPEELICYDETGAFEVRIRKNGRINRLVYRHHPFDVVGWDGYMYPYATSIHDFEPITGRIHQPPPVHQHFEGHNFVICSFVPRLFDYHPAAIPAPYNHSNIDSDEVLFYAEGDFMSRRGIDRGSFTLHPGGIVHGPHPGTVEASIGKKETHELAVMVDTFRPLLLTEAALTWEDPDYMLSWQPERYPKK; this is encoded by the coding sequence ATGCCTTTTTATTATCGCTTGGGTGAAATTCCCCAAAAAAGACATGTCCAATTCCGCAAACCGGATGGGAGCCTCTATCAGGAAGAAGTGATTGGTGCTGAGGGCTTTAGTGGTATTTCTTCCATCGCTTACCATTTGTATCCACCGACATTGGTTGATGCCGTTTTGCCACCGATTTCGGCCAATATCACCTATGTGGAAAACCCACCTTTGCAACATCGCCATATTAAAGGCGGGGCTTTTACGCCGTTTGGTGATTATCTTTCCGGAAGAATCTATGTGATGGGGAATCCAGATGTGCGGCTGGCATTGGCGGCACCGACCGAAGAAATGCAGGTGTTTTACCGAAATGCCGAAGCCGACGAAATGGTTTTTGTGCATGAGGGAAGTGGATTTTTGGAAAGCATTTTCGGGAGATTGTCCTTTAGAAAAGGGGACTATGTCCACATTCCGCGCACCATTACACACCGCTTTGTGTTTGATCGCGAGGTTCAACCCCGCTTATTGGTGATCGAAGGATCAGGAGAAATCAATTTCCCACGACGGTATCGGAATAAATTCGGACAACTGCTGGAGCATAGCCCCTTTTGCGAGCGTGACATTCGTCCACCAGAGGAATTGATTTGCTACGACGAAACAGGTGCTTTCGAGGTGCGAATCCGAAAAAACGGACGCATCAACCGCTTGGTTTATCGGCATCATCCCTTTGATGTTGTTGGTTGGGATGGTTATATGTATCCATATGCAACGTCTATCCACGATTTTGAACCCATAACGGGTCGGATTCATCAGCCACCGCCCGTTCATCAGCACTTTGAAGGACATAATTTTGTGATTTGCTCTTTCGTACCCCGTTTGTTTGATTATCATCCAGCAGCCATTCCTGCGCCGTATAACCACTCCAATATTGACTCCGACGAGGTCTTGTTCTATGCGGAAGGCGATTTCATGAGCCGACGTGGGATTGATCGTGGGTCCTTTACGCTACATCCGGGTGGGATTGTACATGGGCCTCATCCGGGAACGGTAGAGGCCAGTATTGGTAAAAAAGAAACCCACGAATTGGCGGTAATGGTGGATACTTTTAGACCCTTATTGCTAACAGAGGCGGCATTGACATGGGAAGATCCAGACTATATGTTGTCATGGCAGCCAGAGCGATACCCCAAAAAATAA
- a CDS encoding NUDIX hydrolase produces the protein MGDHLLPNDAWTLLHRKYWFQSVFGSLRQDHVRLPNGVEIDDYYVMEYADWCGVLCFTQSGDILTVSQYRHGAAQESIEFPAGMVDAKETPLEAAKRELWEETGYIAEKWQPLLVCYPEPVKQTNRGHIFVAQNAKKVSAPQTEATENLHLHVVSPETLFQWALEGKIIHAVYQTAVFKAKILGLL, from the coding sequence ATGGGAGATCATCTTTTACCGAACGACGCATGGACGCTCCTCCACCGGAAATACTGGTTCCAGTCCGTCTTTGGTAGTCTTCGTCAAGACCATGTACGGTTGCCAAATGGCGTAGAAATTGACGATTATTACGTTATGGAATATGCGGACTGGTGTGGCGTTTTGTGCTTCACCCAAAGTGGCGACATCCTTACCGTTTCGCAATACCGACATGGAGCCGCACAGGAAAGTATCGAGTTTCCGGCTGGGATGGTGGACGCAAAGGAGACCCCACTGGAGGCTGCGAAGCGGGAATTATGGGAAGAAACAGGCTACATCGCCGAAAAATGGCAACCACTGCTCGTCTGCTACCCTGAACCCGTAAAGCAAACCAATCGTGGCCATATTTTTGTGGCTCAAAACGCAAAAAAGGTCTCCGCACCGCAAACAGAAGCCACCGAGAACCTCCATTTACATGTCGTTAGTCCAGAAACCCTTTTCCAATGGGCGTTGGAGGGGAAAATCATCCACGCCGTCTATCAAACGGCAGTATTCAAAGCAAAGATACTGGGATTGCTTTGA
- a CDS encoding DUF5103 domain-containing protein — protein sequence MKYFAFFLSLLFFGGCARLMGIEDTETVLPKTSPPSIPTIASIQLFANAVQTQPPIIRINSDETLDLHFDVMSFEARPLSIYFFHEDVTGKRLLQPIEYMKLARQDDLLTYWPSSHTQQPYSHYHYRFPNHKIQFRISGRYVLAVTEQGNPTQVFFERTFFIHENQTNITTNGKLILGDQVGRYYFWPETTLELPESIAANIHQLTVCGYENDLGQPTVCDRDPRLSLFPRLTYGPLRQDAYQVMWDRRVLDLRTLQNGGKVEQINRSLNPFGVKLIAEDEEQDLYSAEHRTYGYPKIGSSEVPQDAENLQAEYVDVTFRFVPTSKTALPFPVYLQGDFNQWKNNPTHKMAWSAEENAYKVTLMLKQGLYEYRYFLDNPNPTRRNLATWFNRSIRWQTLVFYRDTFLGTDRLIGTEVRIWD from the coding sequence ATGAAATATTTTGCCTTTTTCTTGTCTTTGCTTTTCTTTGGTGGCTGCGCACGCTTGATGGGCATTGAAGACACCGAGACCGTATTACCCAAAACAAGCCCTCCTTCCATCCCCACCATTGCCTCTATTCAGTTGTTCGCAAATGCCGTGCAAACCCAGCCTCCTATCATCCGCATAAACAGTGACGAAACGCTCGACCTCCATTTTGATGTGATGTCATTTGAAGCTCGGCCATTATCCATTTATTTTTTTCACGAGGATGTAACGGGAAAGCGGCTTTTGCAACCCATAGAATACATGAAGTTGGCCCGTCAGGACGACCTCCTTACGTATTGGCCCTCCAGCCATACCCAACAACCGTATTCACATTATCATTACCGCTTTCCAAATCATAAAATCCAGTTCCGGATAAGTGGGCGCTATGTTCTCGCGGTAACAGAACAAGGAAATCCAACCCAAGTATTTTTTGAACGCACATTTTTTATTCACGAAAACCAGACAAACATCACCACAAATGGAAAGTTGATCTTAGGCGATCAAGTCGGTCGGTATTATTTTTGGCCGGAAACAACCCTTGAACTACCGGAAAGTATCGCTGCCAATATTCATCAATTAACGGTTTGTGGGTATGAAAACGATCTAGGGCAACCAACTGTTTGTGACCGCGACCCACGGCTGAGTTTATTTCCTCGGCTGACCTACGGCCCCTTACGTCAAGACGCTTATCAGGTGATGTGGGATCGGCGGGTGCTGGATTTAAGAACACTTCAAAATGGAGGGAAGGTCGAACAAATAAACCGCTCTCTCAACCCATTTGGTGTAAAGCTCATCGCAGAGGATGAGGAACAAGACTTGTACAGTGCTGAACATCGGACGTATGGCTACCCAAAAATCGGTTCCTCCGAAGTACCGCAAGACGCCGAAAACCTTCAGGCAGAATACGTAGATGTCACCTTCAGGTTTGTGCCTACTTCTAAAACGGCTTTGCCTTTTCCGGTTTACCTTCAAGGTGATTTTAACCAATGGAAAAACAATCCGACACATAAAATGGCTTGGTCTGCGGAAGAAAATGCGTACAAAGTAACCTTAATGCTAAAACAAGGCTTGTATGAATACAGGTATTTCTTAGACAACCCAAATCCAACCAGAAGGAATCTTGCAACTTGGTTTAACCGTTCTATACGATGGCAAACACTTGTTTTTTATCGTGATACTTTTCTGGGAACGGATCGGCTCATTGGCACAGAAGTACGGATTTGGGATTAA
- a CDS encoding 4Fe-4S binding protein, producing MPNNPHPLLLNRSAQGGLMLFWTGIAFLVAAASGLKFFSPLLYLLLGMGGTVLGAIWYLFATYHQQWPGIKNNGIMQNALTARGIYGWILGIVLTGFYVLLYWFPTYLTNLIRITDPISFGLRGVAADQWFLYGVFYTLAVLVMGLRMVYKYRHNRYQIIRTFSVMFFQTIFAFFIPAILKLMNEPEFYFHYFWPLDYDYLFPNTVQWLSQGSSVAHLALWSGLFLTFIATPALTFFFGKRWYCSWVCGCGGLAETLGDPFRQLSDNSLTAWRIERWMIHTVLVGIVSLTALLWVNSWTEGEVLGSFSQSFAKWYGFGIGSVFSGVIGVGFYPLMGSRVWCRFGCPMAALMGLQQKWFSRFRITTNGGQCISCGNCSAYCEMGIDVRWYAQRGQNIVRASCVGCGICAAVCPRGVLKLENGTSERNERYGKAVMVHSDDVDILTP from the coding sequence ATGCCCAATAACCCGCACCCCCTCCTACTGAATAGGTCTGCACAAGGTGGACTTATGCTTTTCTGGACAGGCATTGCCTTTCTCGTAGCAGCAGCATCGGGCTTAAAGTTTTTCTCGCCCTTGCTTTACCTCCTTTTGGGCATGGGTGGTACGGTTTTGGGGGCAATTTGGTACTTATTTGCAACTTATCATCAACAATGGCCGGGCATCAAAAACAATGGGATAATGCAAAATGCCCTCACCGCTCGTGGTATATACGGCTGGATACTTGGCATTGTCTTAACGGGTTTTTATGTTTTGCTCTATTGGTTTCCGACCTATCTCACAAACCTGATTCGCATTACCGATCCAATTAGCTTTGGCCTCAGAGGTGTGGCCGCCGATCAGTGGTTTTTGTATGGCGTATTTTATACCCTCGCTGTTCTGGTCATGGGTCTTCGGATGGTGTACAAATACCGCCACAACCGTTATCAAATCATCCGTACCTTCTCGGTAATGTTTTTCCAGACGATTTTTGCCTTTTTTATCCCTGCCATCCTCAAATTAATGAACGAGCCGGAGTTTTATTTCCACTACTTTTGGCCTTTAGACTATGACTATCTTTTCCCAAACACAGTTCAATGGCTTTCACAGGGGTCTTCCGTCGCCCATCTTGCTTTGTGGAGTGGCCTTTTTCTTACCTTTATTGCCACACCTGCACTGACTTTTTTCTTCGGTAAACGATGGTATTGTTCTTGGGTCTGCGGCTGTGGCGGCTTGGCAGAGACCTTGGGGGATCCCTTCCGGCAACTTTCCGACAACTCCTTGACCGCTTGGCGGATAGAACGCTGGATGATCCATACGGTACTTGTCGGCATTGTGAGCCTAACAGCCTTGCTTTGGGTCAATTCATGGACGGAAGGCGAGGTTTTGGGATCCTTTTCCCAATCTTTTGCAAAATGGTATGGGTTCGGAATCGGCTCGGTGTTCTCTGGTGTAATCGGCGTGGGATTTTACCCCTTAATGGGTTCACGGGTATGGTGTCGCTTCGGTTGCCCAATGGCAGCTTTGATGGGACTTCAACAAAAATGGTTTTCACGATTTAGGATCACCACCAATGGCGGACAATGTATCTCTTGCGGAAATTGCTCTGCCTATTGTGAAATGGGTATTGATGTGAGATGGTACGCACAGCGGGGACAAAATATTGTGCGGGCGTCTTGTGTGGGATGCGGCATTTGCGCTGCTGTATGCCCACGTGGTGTCTTAAAATTGGAAAATGGTACATCGGAACGGAACGAACGGTACGGCAAAGCGGTAATGGTTCATTCCGATGATGTGGACATTCTGACACCTTAG
- the porU gene encoding type IX secretion system sortase PorU, whose product MLRRIFTFVGLHFLAAFVCFSYAQQVRLERLTQNETQAVFRIQAEWTTVQKPDDLRSQTAHSFLASLTEGWPTISEPIVMPRLALATVEAAGDQYETFSVKHITDKSLFQSYTGDLAALTQIGMERKKATATLFAKLVSYDPATETLRRYTTYTITVRFGTGTVLSKTEACTNPHLATTQSILSTGRWFRFPITEDGLYKIDAAYLQTLGVSGTIDWTKIQVYGNGGKMLPAKNCDPRPGDLQSVSISVVTDGVIFYANGPSGWNYNAEQNQWEHYIHDFSNENVYFVRVDESTQNTVKTTAAPLQTNPVTLLETTGRWFKEEDKINIGGDSGTGLDWLGQEVAGGGSLTVVDQVFEGLTSGTVRYRSRLAARANPGAQIAVVSGATTIHQLVSRIVDLNQSLGVKASGELFSFSNPATTSSKQTIQYRIAKTDNEPRFWMDWIEAIYPQSLTATNNYLRFATPEAEKGEMLLSLRGFSGTPSVWDITESNAIKQLAVETAGGAFQVRLNVSGRPRELVAFVPSGFTFKKPNIGTAVSNQNLHGITAIPQFVIVTPTDFKAQAENLAQYRRSQGITTEVIELNHILNEFSGGVMDMRAMRDYFKFLYDKDKNDIFKYVLLLGDGHYDYRNINGTYNTLKNWLPVYQTEESFDEITSFTSDDYFGLLDDNEGVWEWLFDASSSFERMDIGIGRFVVQSANQAAAVINKIKHYEHPKNFGAWRSRFTFIADDEIAGSRQPESDLHTQNADMIARMIEQMEPDINLNKIYAISYNPVATANGRRVPEARDDIYRAFNDGTLIWNYSGHGGYEALADEKLVLLEELNELTNFDTLPIIVTATCSFGHWDYADKQSGAEVAFLNADGGAVAVFTTVRPVYTTSSLDALNPGLNRQLTIQMVTREPNGLPQRLGDVLRITKNTTAGSQDNNRKFNLFGDPTMRVGLPSLETTITSINGQAPTENIQIKALDKVEMKGEIIQHNGQRDATFTGKVDVMVYDTPRQVSLRDSQYLPDGQYKVYRDLIFRGRASVRSGQFSLTFITPKDISYSNANGRISLYAAGTQRDAIGHSLKIVIGGTSTNPVKDLTGPKIQVFLNDTTFVSGGITHKKPRLIAKLFDENGLNTVGTGIGHELLLILDGDEQNARNLGEFFVGDENSFQRGTVSFELPELTPGSHSLTLKAWDVSNNSAIAALDFTVADEQNLTIRNLANYPNPTLGPTRFILEHNQLSGQMAEAEIKIFTLSGRLIRHIGTDELLPNGILSGSTLQYNWDGRDEDGDLPATGVYLYKAKLKITDESAENPNKQQAELIEKLVIIR is encoded by the coding sequence ATGTTAAGACGTATTTTCACTTTTGTCGGATTGCATTTTCTTGCGGCGTTCGTCTGTTTTTCTTATGCCCAGCAGGTTCGCTTAGAACGCCTTACCCAAAATGAGACGCAAGCGGTTTTTCGGATTCAAGCCGAATGGACAACGGTTCAAAAGCCAGATGATTTACGTTCCCAAACGGCCCATTCTTTCTTGGCTTCTCTAACAGAGGGCTGGCCTACCATTTCGGAACCAATTGTAATGCCCCGTCTTGCTCTTGCTACAGTAGAGGCAGCAGGCGATCAATATGAAACCTTTTCAGTCAAGCATATCACCGATAAAAGTTTATTCCAAAGCTATACGGGCGATTTGGCGGCACTTACACAAATCGGGATGGAACGCAAAAAAGCGACGGCAACCCTCTTTGCTAAACTTGTTTCTTATGATCCGGCTACGGAAACGCTTCGGCGTTACACAACCTATACCATCACGGTGCGCTTTGGGACAGGGACGGTTTTATCGAAAACGGAAGCTTGTACCAACCCGCATTTGGCCACCACACAAAGCATTTTATCCACTGGACGTTGGTTCCGATTTCCCATCACAGAGGACGGTCTTTATAAGATTGACGCTGCATATTTACAAACGTTAGGCGTTTCGGGTACGATAGATTGGACGAAAATTCAGGTGTATGGCAATGGGGGAAAAATGTTGCCGGCCAAAAACTGCGACCCACGCCCCGGCGACCTCCAGTCAGTCTCCATTTCGGTGGTTACAGATGGTGTTATTTTTTATGCAAATGGTCCAAGTGGTTGGAATTATAATGCCGAACAAAACCAGTGGGAACATTATATTCATGATTTCAGCAATGAGAACGTATATTTTGTTCGCGTAGATGAATCCACTCAAAACACCGTAAAAACCACTGCCGCACCTTTGCAAACCAACCCCGTAACCCTTTTAGAAACCACAGGAAGATGGTTCAAAGAAGAAGACAAAATAAACATCGGTGGAGATTCAGGCACAGGGTTAGATTGGTTGGGACAAGAAGTCGCGGGCGGAGGGAGTCTAACCGTGGTAGATCAGGTTTTTGAAGGTTTAACCAGTGGAACCGTGCGATACCGTTCTCGCTTGGCAGCAAGAGCCAATCCCGGCGCACAAATTGCGGTCGTTTCTGGTGCAACGACAATTCATCAGCTTGTTAGCCGAATCGTTGATTTAAACCAAAGTCTGGGCGTTAAGGCATCAGGGGAGTTGTTCTCCTTTTCCAATCCCGCCACTACATCAAGCAAGCAAACCATTCAGTACCGCATCGCCAAGACGGACAACGAGCCTCGGTTTTGGATGGACTGGATCGAAGCGATTTATCCACAAAGCCTAACAGCAACCAACAATTATTTGCGATTCGCTACGCCAGAGGCCGAGAAAGGAGAAATGCTTTTGTCGTTACGCGGCTTTAGCGGAACCCCATCGGTTTGGGACATCACCGAAAGCAATGCGATCAAACAACTTGCTGTAGAAACTGCCGGAGGGGCTTTTCAGGTAAGGCTAAACGTTTCTGGCCGCCCCCGCGAATTGGTGGCTTTTGTACCATCTGGGTTTACCTTCAAAAAACCCAATATAGGAACCGCTGTGTCCAACCAAAATTTACACGGCATAACGGCTATTCCTCAATTTGTGATTGTTACCCCAACGGATTTTAAGGCGCAAGCCGAGAACTTAGCACAATACCGCCGTAGCCAAGGCATAACAACCGAAGTTATTGAATTAAACCACATCTTGAACGAGTTTTCCGGTGGGGTAATGGATATGCGGGCCATGCGTGACTATTTCAAGTTTTTGTATGACAAAGATAAAAATGACATCTTTAAATATGTCTTGCTTTTGGGAGATGGACACTACGACTACAGAAATATAAATGGAACCTACAATACGCTAAAAAACTGGCTCCCTGTATATCAAACCGAAGAATCTTTTGACGAAATCACCTCTTTCACCTCCGATGATTATTTCGGGTTGTTGGACGACAACGAGGGGGTTTGGGAATGGCTGTTTGATGCCAGTTCCTCTTTTGAGCGAATGGATATTGGGATCGGACGGTTTGTTGTTCAAAGCGCTAACCAAGCCGCTGCCGTAATTAATAAGATCAAGCACTATGAGCATCCAAAAAACTTCGGAGCATGGCGGTCAAGATTTACCTTCATTGCCGATGATGAGATTGCTGGCTCCCGACAACCAGAGTCGGATTTACATACCCAAAATGCAGATATGATTGCTCGAATGATCGAACAAATGGAGCCAGACATTAACTTGAATAAAATCTATGCCATCTCGTATAATCCCGTTGCAACCGCAAACGGACGACGTGTTCCAGAAGCAAGAGACGATATCTACCGTGCATTTAATGATGGGACTTTGATTTGGAACTATAGCGGACATGGTGGCTACGAGGCTTTGGCAGACGAAAAATTGGTGCTTTTGGAAGAATTAAACGAGTTAACCAATTTTGATACCTTACCTATTATTGTTACGGCTACCTGTTCATTCGGACATTGGGATTATGCAGATAAACAAAGTGGTGCTGAAGTTGCTTTTTTGAATGCTGATGGTGGAGCAGTGGCTGTTTTTACAACCGTAAGACCTGTTTATACCACAAGTTCCTTAGACGCTCTAAATCCGGGTCTCAACCGGCAATTAACCATCCAGATGGTAACCAGAGAGCCTAACGGGCTTCCCCAAAGACTCGGTGACGTTTTGAGAATCACCAAAAACACCACTGCAGGATCCCAAGACAACAACCGGAAGTTTAACCTATTTGGAGATCCTACCATGCGGGTCGGCTTGCCCAGTTTGGAAACAACCATTACAAGTATTAACGGACAAGCACCTACCGAGAATATCCAAATTAAAGCCTTGGACAAAGTTGAAATGAAGGGCGAAATCATTCAACATAACGGACAACGGGATGCTACTTTCACTGGAAAAGTGGATGTAATGGTATATGATACCCCAAGGCAAGTTTCGTTGCGGGATTCACAGTATTTACCGGACGGACAATACAAAGTTTATAGAGACCTTATTTTTAGGGGTCGGGCAAGTGTGCGAAGCGGGCAATTTTCGCTCACTTTTATTACACCAAAAGACATCTCCTATAGCAATGCCAACGGTCGTATTTCGCTATATGCGGCGGGTACACAGCGTGACGCAATTGGCCACTCCTTAAAGATCGTGATCGGAGGAACCTCAACCAATCCCGTCAAGGATTTAACAGGTCCGAAGATTCAGGTCTTTTTGAACGATACTACATTTGTTTCTGGTGGAATTACCCATAAAAAGCCGCGCCTGATCGCTAAACTTTTTGACGAAAACGGCCTCAATACCGTTGGAACAGGCATTGGGCATGAATTGCTCTTAATCCTTGATGGAGACGAACAAAATGCACGGAACCTCGGCGAGTTTTTTGTAGGGGACGAAAACTCCTTTCAACGAGGAACAGTATCCTTCGAGTTGCCCGAATTAACCCCCGGCTCCCACTCCTTAACGCTCAAGGCTTGGGATGTTTCCAACAATTCGGCGATTGCAGCATTGGATTTTACAGTGGCCGACGAACAAAACTTGACCATTCGTAACTTGGCAAATTATCCCAATCCAACCCTTGGTCCAACGCGGTTTATCTTAGAACACAACCAACTTTCGGGGCAAATGGCAGAGGCTGAAATAAAAATCTTCACCCTTAGTGGGCGTTTAATCCGACACATTGGCACCGATGAACTTCTACCGAATGGGATTTTATCCGGAAGTACCCTCCAATACAACTGGGACGGGCGAGATGAGGACGGCGATTTACCCGCTACGGGCGTTTACCTCTACAAAGCAAAACTAAAAATCACCGACGAGTCCGCCGAAAACCCAAATAAACAACAGGCTGAACTGATTGAAAAATTGGTCATCATCCGCTAA
- the porV gene encoding type IX secretion system outer membrane channel protein PorV, translating to MKAFMIRKTLLALFVLFCTSSLYAQNNAAVVFLQIEPDARFSGMGNAGSAVADNSSAIFWNPAGLASQKNTELSLTHSNWLPKLSTDLFYEYLTGKYHVDGLGTFGAHVTFLNLGESERRDESNNLIDTFRSYDAAAGVSFGFPINERLSIGTGARFIYSNLDSGGGSVGTQKSRAGISAGVDLGVLYKARPINLGGIKTSLSTGFNVSNMGPKIQYADQGQSDPIPTSLRLGVASRFDIDSYNSITLVGDATKLLVHSEKNPETGNFEADPFYKAIFSAWKPLTVNIAPQGQPEVLKNLSIANQMTWAAGMEYWYRKFFAIRAGYFYEHPDNGNRNFLTLGAGIRQSIIGVDFSYVISLQENGANADTPRFSIILNL from the coding sequence ATGAAAGCTTTTATGATTCGTAAAACCCTGCTTGCCCTCTTTGTTTTGTTTTGCACATCGAGCCTGTATGCACAAAACAATGCTGCGGTTGTCTTTCTCCAAATAGAACCAGATGCTCGTTTTTCAGGTATGGGAAATGCTGGAAGCGCTGTAGCCGACAATTCCAGTGCCATTTTTTGGAACCCAGCCGGGTTGGCTTCTCAAAAAAACACTGAACTCTCGTTGACCCACTCGAATTGGCTCCCCAAGTTGAGTACCGATTTGTTCTATGAATACCTTACCGGAAAATACCATGTGGATGGACTGGGGACTTTTGGGGCGCATGTCACCTTTCTAAATCTTGGGGAGAGTGAGCGCCGCGATGAATCTAACAACCTTATAGATACATTCCGCTCCTATGATGCTGCTGCGGGGGTTTCCTTCGGTTTTCCAATCAATGAACGCCTTTCGATTGGCACTGGTGCCCGCTTCATCTACTCAAACCTTGACAGTGGTGGCGGTAGTGTTGGAACGCAGAAATCACGAGCGGGCATCTCGGCAGGTGTGGATTTAGGTGTGTTGTACAAAGCCCGTCCGATTAATCTGGGAGGTATCAAGACCTCACTCTCAACGGGATTTAACGTGTCGAATATGGGGCCAAAAATCCAATATGCCGACCAAGGCCAGAGTGACCCCATTCCGACGAGCCTGCGCTTAGGCGTAGCCAGCCGATTTGATATTGACAGTTATAATTCGATCACCCTTGTTGGCGACGCTACGAAACTGCTCGTCCATTCCGAAAAAAATCCTGAAACGGGCAACTTTGAAGCTGATCCGTTTTACAAGGCCATTTTCTCCGCGTGGAAGCCGCTCACCGTCAATATTGCTCCTCAAGGTCAGCCAGAAGTGCTCAAAAACCTCAGCATTGCCAATCAGATGACTTGGGCAGCCGGAATGGAGTATTGGTATCGGAAGTTTTTTGCCATCCGTGCAGGTTATTTCTACGAGCACCCAGACAACGGTAATCGGAATTTCCTTACCCTTGGCGCGGGTATCCGACAGAGCATCATTGGTGTGGATTTCTCCTATGTAATTTCGTTGCAAGAGAACGGTGCAAATGCCGACACCCCACGTTTCTCCATCATTCTAAATCTTTAA